From Lujinxingia vulgaris:
CGCTACCTTCAGCGGCCACGGCGATCGCATCGGAGACCGACGCCAACACAACCTCTTCGATCGCCTCGACTTCCTCTGCCGCCTGCGCCACCTCAGCGGCCGCCTCAGCAGGCGAGGGCTGCGGATACCCTTCGCGTTTGAGGCGCTCGCGCAGCACCTCCACCCACACGCTCCGATAGCCCTCCTCCAGCGGCACCTTACGCACCCGTTTCCAGCCGCCCTCCTCCACGATCTGCCGGTAACGCTCGGTCGCCTCAAAGAGCGCCCGGTACTGCGGATGATCCGGCTCCAACCCCTCAAACACCGACGCGACCTCGGCGGCATCCCCGGCCTGATAGAGCGCCTGAAGGGTGCGCTGCATCCTCCCCAGAATGAGCTCCGTGGAACCCCCCGCGTCGCGAAGATCGCGCCAGTCCAGGCGATTGAGGTTGGCGTGGCGCATCTCCCGGGCGTAGCGCAGCGCGGCGTCGGCCACATAGAGCTCGAGTTCGGCGCGCAACGCCGCCGGCTGCGCAATGGCTTCGGCCCGCGCGTTCACAAACTCCTGCACGCGGGCCAGCCCGCTGCCCCCGCGAATCAACGCGCGCTCTACAATCGGTCCCTCCAGGTCCCCCTGCTCCTCTCCCAGCTCGTCGACGGCCGCCACCAGCGCTTCGACCTCGGCCGGGCGCAGCGAAAAGGTCTTCGCCTCATCCGAGGCTTCGGCCGCAGGCGCCGCGGCTTTGCCATGGCGCGCCAGCAAGGCTTCGATCCGCGCCAGCCCAAACTCGCTGTCATCCATCGCGTGCAGCTCCGCGCGCTGCACCTGCGCAAGCACCGCCTCACCAACTTCACTGAGGCCGTCTTCGTCGCTCAAAAAGGGCCAGAGCTCCCCGTCGATGTACTCCCGCTGAAAGACGGTGGCATAACGCAACCCCGAGACAACCCGCGCAGCAAAGGGCCGGGCCGACTCATGCGCCACAAGCTCCTCCACCGCCTGGCGAAGCGCCTGCTCACGGGCCGCCTGTTCCAGCACCGGCCCCAGGTCACCCACCCGCTCCTCGACCAGCATCCGCGCCGACTCCACCGGCACCGGCACGTCGTTGACCTGGCCATCGTCGCCGCAGGCCGCAAACACCAGCGCGCACGCTCCAGCCAGCGCCCACAGCCGCCACTTCCCCTTGATTTGAGCTCGCTTCACCACCGGGCACCTTCTGCCAACCACCAGGCGCGGACTTGTCCGCAGCCTCTTGAACCTCTAGCCTTTGCCCCACCCCTCGTCGGCTCAGACCCTAACAGACCTGAGCACGTTGCCCAAGAAATCCCCCGTAAAATCCCGTCACAGCAACGCGCCAAACAAACGCCTTATTGCCCAATAAATTCAAGGACTTACCATGAGCGACATCTATTTAAGCGCGCAGACCAGCCTCCTGGTGATCGATGTGCAGGAGCGCCTGCTCAAAGCGATGCCCCAGCCCGAAATGGAGCGCTGCCTCCACGCCACCAAAACCCTGGTGGAGCTCGCCGCCGAGATCGGCGCGCCGATCGTGTACACCGAGCAGTACCCGGCGGGCCTGGGCCCGACCGAAGCCTCGCTCCTCGACACGCTGCAAAAGGCCGGTGCCGAGCGCGTCGAGAAGATGAGCTTCGATGCCTGCTCCGCCCCCGACTTTCACCGCTTCCTGATCGAGCTTCCCAAACGGATTGTCGTCTGCGGCATGGAGGCGCATATCTGCGTGCAGGCCACCGTCCGCGAGCTGATCTACCGCCGACACCAGGTCGTGGTGCCCTTCGACGCGGTCATCAGCCGCCGCCTGGAGAACCGCGACAACGGCCTGCGCGTCATGGAGCAGAGCGGCGCCATCATCTCCAACTACGAGACGCTGGTCTTCGATGCGCTGCGCAGCGCCGAGCACCCCGCGTTCAAACGTTTCTCCAAAATGGTGCGCTGAAGCCCGCCGCGCGCAGCTTACATACCGGGCTCATCCTCCCAGAAGGGGTGCTGCGGATCCTCCAGCCAACGCTCCCAGCGCGCGCCGTACTCGGACCATCGCAGCGCCCCCACGCGCTGGCGGCTGGCCTGGCGCAGCGCTTCAAATCGCGGCGAGTCCTCGGCTTTGAGCCGGGCTGCAAGCTGCAGAGCGGCCCGCAGCCCGGCATCCGTGCTGGCGACCTGCCAGGCGGGCTCCTCCAGCCAGCGGCCCACCCCGGGCACCTCTCCGACCACCGGCACCGCCCCCACCCCGGCGGCCTCCAGCAACGAGACGGGCAGCCCCTCATGGCGCCCTCCATTGAGGCGCCTGGAGGGCAGAAGAAACACGTCGATCCCCTTGAGGAATGCGGACTTCCGCGCTCCGCTGACATGTCCCAGAAAAGCGATGCCCTCGCCACCCCGCGCCTCCAACCCCCGGCGCTCCGGCCCATCGCCGGCGATCTGAAGCACCACCTCCACTCCGGCCGACCGCAGCTCTCGGACCACCGCAATCGCCCGATCCACGCCCTTGATCGGCACCAGCCTCCCCATAAACCCCACCCGCAGCGTCGCTGGCGATGGAGATGGGGCGTTTCTTTCGTTGTCGACCTTGCTTTCGTCGCCATGCGCTCGCTGCACCTGAAGATCCGGCGCGTCGTAGCCCATCGGCGCCACCACCACCGATCCGGCCTGGAGAGGATCGCCGGCCAGCTCGCAGAGCCTCCTGGCAAGTACCTCGCTGCTCATCGTCACCGCTCCGACCAGCACCTCGCCAGCCAGCGCACGCGCCAGCTTTGGCGGCAAGCGCCCCAGCGCGTGCACCCCACCCGAATGCCCCACCACCACCGAGGGCACGCCCGTAATGCGACCGAGCATCCTGGCGAGCAACCCGCCCGGAAGCACCCAGTGCCCCACAATGCGATCCGCACGCTCTGTGCGCAGCTCCTGCAACCCGGCGGCCAGCATCGCCCCGAGAGCCGGCACCATCAGGGCGGCCAGCGCCGGCGACTTCTCCAGGTTTTCCGGACCACCCGCCCCGAAAAACAAACGCTCCCAGGCGCGCGGCGCGTAAGGCACAAAATGCACCCGCACCCCACCCACCTCGCGCGCCGGGCCCGGCGGCACACCCTCGCCACGAAAGCACAGCACCCGCACGCGATGCCCGCGCGCGGCCAGGCTCTCACACCAGCGCGCCACAAAGGCGCCCGCCCCATCACCCTCAAAACGCGGGTAGCTGCTGGTCACCACCAGAAGGTTCATCGGCGCTTACTCGGCCGCCGCGGCCACGTCATCCCAACGCCCCGTCTCAGCCCCCGCGGCGGTAGAAGCACCGACGTCGGGGCGCAGCGTCACAACCTCTCCGCGCGGCGCATCGGCGATCGAGAGGCGACGCACGCGCCGCATCGCTCCCCGCAAGAGAATGCCGCTGATCGGCACGATCACCTTCGATATCTTCAGCCCGGAGACTTCATCGGCGTAAACCGGCCGCACCACCGGCTGAATTACCCGGGCACCTCGCTCGGCCAGTCGAATCAGCATGTCGTTGGGGTAGCCGTAACGCGGGTACAGCTCGCCGAGCGGCAGCGCCTTGAGCATCTGACGGCTGATGGCCGTGTAGCCACACTGCGTATCCTCCAGGCCCTCGAGTCCGCTGACCAGGCTGGTCAGCCGTGCCAGCACGGCAGTCCCCGCGCGACGCAGGGGCGGCATTTTCGCGATCTCGGGGTGGCGCAGGCGGTTTCCCTTCACATAGTCGGCCCGCCCCTCCAGCACAGGCGAGAGCACCGCCGGCAAGTCCGCCGGGTCCATCTGATCGTCGGCGGCCATCACCACGACCACGTCCGCCCCCAGCTGCAGCGCGCGCTCATAGCCCCGCACAATCGCGCGCCCCACCCCCTGGTTAAAGCCCAGGCGCACCACGTCCACCCGGGCCTCAACCCGGGCCAGCGCCGCGGCCACCTCAAAAGTGCGGTCCGGGGAGCCGTCATCGACCACGATCGCGTGGTCGATAAAGCCAGGGAGCCCCGCCAGAGTGCGCGGCAAGATCGTCTCTTCGCAATAAGCCGGCACCACCACGGCGACGCGTTTTCCTTCCAACATCTCAACCTCAATGGCCGCAGCACCAGGGGCACGTCGCGGCGATATACGGGGCGCTCCTCGGGGTCAAACGCCCGAGCAACGCCCGCCAGCTCGTCAGCGGGTCACAAACCATGGCGAGGGATCGACGGGGCGCCCGCGCTCGCGCAACTCAAAATACAGCCCCGGCCCATCCAGCCTGCCGCTCTCACCGGAGGTGCCCAGCACGTCGGCCCGCCCTACGCGCTGGCCAACCTCCACCTCGATGCGCTCCAGGTGGGCGTAGAGCGAGTGGTAGCCGCCGCCATGATCGACCATCACCAGCAGCCCGTATCCCACAAAACGCTCGGCAAAGACCACCAGCCCTTCCGAGACCGGGCGTACATCGGTGCCCACCTCCACCTCGTAGGTCAGGCCGGTGTGGCGCACCGTGCTCTGGGTGCCCTTGAGCTTTCGCGGCCCGAAGGGGTGCGTCACCGGCGCGCTCACCGGCGGCACCAGCGCGCCCTTTTTGCGATGAAAGTCCGCCGTCGAAGGGTTCTCGGGCATCGTATCGCCGGCGTCCTCCAGGGCCTGCGCCGCCTGCACGTAGGCCAGGTTGAGCTCGCCGCCGCCCTGATGAAGCGCGCGCTCAATCCACAGGGAACGCTCGCGCTTTCGCGCGGCGATCAACGCCTGCTGTTCGGCAATCGCCACATCGAGTCGGGTGCGCCAGGTCAAAAGCTCCGCGCCGCGCTCCACCCCGCGGGCCAGCTCCCCGAGCGTATCGAGCTCGTCTTTAAGGGTGGCCATCGCCGCCGGCTCACTCAGCTCCAGCAGGCGTTTAAAACGGTCGGCGCGCGCCGGCGTCTGCCACACTGCCTGACGGGCGACCTTGCGCGAAGCCCCGTCCCATGCGGCCTGGCGGGCGCTGATATCGCGCCGCATCCCCCGGGTGGCCCGCCACACCGCGTGCTCATCGGCCATCACCAGATCGCCGCTGGCGTCGAGCGCGCGGGCCTGCGCCTGCTGGCGCTCCAGCTCTTCATCGAGCGCGATCGCCTCGCGCTCGCGCGCGTCGAGGCCCTGCAGCCAACCCGCCGACGCCCCGACCACCGGCGACGAGGCGCCAGCGGTCGAAGCCACCAGGAGCGCAACGAGCGCAGCGCCCGTCAGCAGACGTACAGAAAAGCGACGTGTCGTCATGGCAGCCTCCAGTCCAGCAGGGGGCGCAGCGCGCCTTCGGCGCGGTCGGCCTGGCGAGGACGGCGCAACGCCCACCCGAGCAACGCGCCCAGAAGCGCGCCGCCGCAGATCTGGGCGACCATCACCGGGACGGCCGCCGCCGCGCTCAGCGTCGCATCGACGAGCAGGGGTTGCAGCGCGGCGCTGAGCGCGCTCAGCGTAAGCAGCGTGGCCGGGGCTGCCAGGGCGCCGGCCGCCGCGCCCAGCACAAGCCCGCGCACAAGCGTGGCGCGGCCGAGCGCCACGCGCGAGGCTCCGAACTGCTCCAGCATCGCCTGCTCGGCGCGCTCTTCTTCACGAAGTCGCCACAACAGGCCGCCCAGGCCCATCAGCGCGCCCAACAGCGCCAGCGCCCACCCCACCCACACGCCAACGCGGATCGCTCGCCAGGCGGCCATCGCCTCCAACGCCTGCGACTCAGGCAGATCCACGGCCACAACCTCATCGCGAACCTCCAGCGCGGCGACCTGGGCCGCCAGCGCCTCACTGCTCTGCCCCAGCGCCGAAGGCTCCACCTCCAGCACTACCGGCAAAAGTGAAGCATCAAGCCCCATCTGGCGAACGTCCTCATCGCCCAGCCGCTCGCGCAAAAGCTCCATATTCTCGTCAGGAGAACGCCGATGCACCTGAGCGACTCGCGACCAGCCCTCCACCTCGGCGATGAGCGCGTCGAGCTGTGCGCTCTCCGGCTGCCCCTCCACATAGATCGCCGGCCAGTACTGCGTCGCGGCGCTCTGTTGGGCGCGCTCCAGCTGCCAACTCCCCAGCGCGAGCACCCCGCCCAGGCTCAAAATGGCGGCCAGGCCCAGGAGCACACACGCCGTCCAGGTGCGCCGTTTGCTCAGCGCCACAAGCGGACTTCTCAGCATAGCGCCGCCTCCGGCGCCACCGCATCCAGGCGCAGCACCTCCCCGCTCGACGAGCGGCTCGTGGGGCGACGCCCCAGCACCACCACCGCGCTTCCCCGCTCTTTGAGCTGCCACAACCAGGAGAGCACACGCCCCCGCCAGGCCGCCTCCATCGCCTCATGCACCGCGTCGATCACCACGAGCTTCGGGTCGCCCACCGTGGCCATCATCACGCCCACCAGCATGCGCTCCTGGGCGCTGAGTTCCGCGCCCGGCACGTCGCGAAGATGTGCGATCCCCAACCCCTCCAGCACCGCCTCGGCGGCCGCCAGGGCGCCGGCCGCCCCACCACGCGCGACCATCGGCAACACCGCATGTTCCACCACCGTACGCCCGGCCAACACAGCAGGCCACTGCGCACACCCGCCGATCTCGCGCCGCACCGCACTCAAGCCTGCGCGCCCCACCCGCTCCAGGTTGCGCCCGGCCACCACAAGCCGCCCCGAAGAGGGCTGGCTCATCAACGTGATCACCTCAAACAGCGCGCTCTTGCCGCTGCCCGCCCCGCCCACAACCTCGGCCCACTGCCCTCGCTCCACACGCCAGCTCAGCGCGCGCGCGCCACCGCGCCCCTCACCACCGGTGGGAACCCTCACGTCATACAATGCGATCATTTCTTGAGTCTTTCCCCGGGATTCACCCGACGATGCCGCGCGTCAGCCCGCGATCATCCCCCGATGAACGCCTCCACAAGCTCGGTCAGCGAGAGGTCTTCATCGATCGGATCGAGCCCGTCATAGGCTTTCACCCCCGTGGAGGGAAGCTCCGCACCGCGCGCCCGGGCAAGCCCCGCCTTGAGCTCGCTGACGTTAAAACGCCCCGAGAGCTCACGCCCACGCTTCGGCTGAGGCTTCTCGGCGGCCGGCGAGCTCACCACCTCGGCCTGCTCCAGAATCTCGGAGACCTCGCCCTCATCGGCCACCGCCGTGCTGGCCTCCTTGAGGTTGGCCAGCTTGTCTTTGAGCTGCGAGAGCCCCACATGGCTCTCCCCGCCCAGCTCCTCCAGCGCCTCGACCTCGCCCTCCTCCACCGCAAGGGCCGCCGCCGGCACACGCTCCTGGGAGGGGTTGAAGACCTCGGTCTTCGCCTCCACATCCTCTTCACCGGCGTCTTCGAGAGGCTCCAGCCCCACCATATGGTCGTATTCGCCCGAGAGCAGCTTCTTGTAGAGGGTGCGGTGGCTGGCCTGCATCGCGCTCTTGATCTTCTTGTCGCGCGTCTTCCCGCTCAACCCCTCCACTAGCTCGGTGTAATTGGTGATACGCGTATCGAGGATCGCGCCCCCATGAAAGAGCTGCGTCTCAATCGTATCGGTGCTCGCCCCGCGATCTTCGGTCTGAATGTGGAACGTCTTCCCGCGGTGCTCCACGTCGTTGTTATAACCAATCAGCATGCAGGACTCCGACCTCAGTAAGGGCGCCGCCACAGCGGGCGCGGCAAAGGTTGACTCCGGAAAATTAACACAGGCCCCGGGCGCTGAAAACCACCACGCGC
This genomic window contains:
- a CDS encoding L,D-transpeptidase family protein; the encoded protein is MKRAQIKGKWRLWALAGACALVFAACGDDGQVNDVPVPVESARMLVEERVGDLGPVLEQAAREQALRQAVEELVAHESARPFAARVVSGLRYATVFQREYIDGELWPFLSDEDGLSEVGEAVLAQVQRAELHAMDDSEFGLARIEALLARHGKAAAPAAEASDEAKTFSLRPAEVEALVAAVDELGEEQGDLEGPIVERALIRGGSGLARVQEFVNARAEAIAQPAALRAELELYVADAALRYAREMRHANLNRLDWRDLRDAGGSTELILGRMQRTLQALYQAGDAAEVASVFEGLEPDHPQYRALFEATERYRQIVEEGGWKRVRKVPLEEGYRSVWVEVLRERLKREGYPQPSPAEAAAEVAQAAEEVEAIEEVVLASVSDAIAVAAEGSGAETLDEVDPKVMDAELIEAMRHYRQTHQFRTEGEPTPGVWRSLNVSAEDRLAQMELTLKRWRETHLDGDEDFIFVNIPDFHAEVYVGGERKMRFRVVVGNNKRVCDRETGRWVYPNATPVQWAPMEHMILNPSWYVPPRLVRESLEPKVQENPDYYEEEGYEVLQLGSGEAVRQKPGPNNALGVAKFIFPNEHNTYLHDTPQKHYFEYPVRGYSSGCVRVQEPVELARFLANYDGRDVDVNETIASGRTRKIEFENQLPVITEYYTVWIDDEGYANFLADIYRDDARRSSEDPEAFDDCSSRFAPKEVELEGSEEQPEGVGSDFGP
- a CDS encoding isochorismatase family protein, with the translated sequence MSDIYLSAQTSLLVIDVQERLLKAMPQPEMERCLHATKTLVELAAEIGAPIVYTEQYPAGLGPTEASLLDTLQKAGAERVEKMSFDACSAPDFHRFLIELPKRIVVCGMEAHICVQATVRELIYRRHQVVVPFDAVISRRLENRDNGLRVMEQSGAIISNYETLVFDALRSAEHPAFKRFSKMVR
- a CDS encoding glycosyltransferase; this encodes MNLLVVTSSYPRFEGDGAGAFVARWCESLAARGHRVRVLCFRGEGVPPGPAREVGGVRVHFVPYAPRAWERLFFGAGGPENLEKSPALAALMVPALGAMLAAGLQELRTERADRIVGHWVLPGGLLARMLGRITGVPSVVVGHSGGVHALGRLPPKLARALAGEVLVGAVTMSSEVLARRLCELAGDPLQAGSVVVAPMGYDAPDLQVQRAHGDESKVDNERNAPSPSPATLRVGFMGRLVPIKGVDRAIAVVRELRSAGVEVVLQIAGDGPERRGLEARGGEGIAFLGHVSGARKSAFLKGIDVFLLPSRRLNGGRHEGLPVSLLEAAGVGAVPVVGEVPGVGRWLEEPAWQVASTDAGLRAALQLAARLKAEDSPRFEALRQASRQRVGALRWSEYGARWERWLEDPQHPFWEDEPGM
- a CDS encoding glycosyltransferase family 2 protein, which translates into the protein MLEGKRVAVVVPAYCEETILPRTLAGLPGFIDHAIVVDDGSPDRTFEVAAALARVEARVDVVRLGFNQGVGRAIVRGYERALQLGADVVVVMAADDQMDPADLPAVLSPVLEGRADYVKGNRLRHPEIAKMPPLRRAGTAVLARLTSLVSGLEGLEDTQCGYTAISRQMLKALPLGELYPRYGYPNDMLIRLAERGARVIQPVVRPVYADEVSGLKISKVIVPISGILLRGAMRRVRRLSIADAPRGEVVTLRPDVGASTAAGAETGRWDDVAAAAE
- a CDS encoding murein hydrolase activator EnvC family protein, coding for MTTRRFSVRLLTGAALVALLVASTAGASSPVVGASAGWLQGLDAREREAIALDEELERQQAQARALDASGDLVMADEHAVWRATRGMRRDISARQAAWDGASRKVARQAVWQTPARADRFKRLLELSEPAAMATLKDELDTLGELARGVERGAELLTWRTRLDVAIAEQQALIAARKRERSLWIERALHQGGGELNLAYVQAAQALEDAGDTMPENPSTADFHRKKGALVPPVSAPVTHPFGPRKLKGTQSTVRHTGLTYEVEVGTDVRPVSEGLVVFAERFVGYGLLVMVDHGGGYHSLYAHLERIEVEVGQRVGRADVLGTSGESGRLDGPGLYFELRERGRPVDPSPWFVTR
- a CDS encoding permease-like cell division protein FtsX — its product is MLRSPLVALSKRRTWTACVLLGLAAILSLGGVLALGSWQLERAQQSAATQYWPAIYVEGQPESAQLDALIAEVEGWSRVAQVHRRSPDENMELLRERLGDEDVRQMGLDASLLPVVLEVEPSALGQSSEALAAQVAALEVRDEVVAVDLPESQALEAMAAWRAIRVGVWVGWALALLGALMGLGGLLWRLREEERAEQAMLEQFGASRVALGRATLVRGLVLGAAAGALAAPATLLTLSALSAALQPLLVDATLSAAAAVPVMVAQICGGALLGALLGWALRRPRQADRAEGALRPLLDWRLP
- a CDS encoding ATP-binding cassette domain-containing protein, which translates into the protein MIALYDVRVPTGGEGRGGARALSWRVERGQWAEVVGGAGSGKSALFEVITLMSQPSSGRLVVAGRNLERVGRAGLSAVRREIGGCAQWPAVLAGRTVVEHAVLPMVARGGAAGALAAAEAVLEGLGIAHLRDVPGAELSAQERMLVGVMMATVGDPKLVVIDAVHEAMEAAWRGRVLSWLWQLKERGSAVVVLGRRPTSRSSSGEVLRLDAVAPEAALC